ATCTTGCCATGGCAAAGAAAGTATGGGAAAAAGTCAAAAGCGGCAAGTTCGACCGCTCCGTCATCATCGGGATCATCATTGCCGTGCTCGTGATCGCGCTCACGCTCTGGGGCCCGCTCCGCAAGTTCAGGGTTGCGGAAGAAAAGAAGCCCGTTATACAAGCACAGAAGCAGGAACCGCTCCAGAAAAAAACCGCGAAGAAAAGCAAGAAAGACAAAAAAGAAACGAAAAAACATTCTGAAAGCCTGGTTGCAGGGTCTTATGAAAGAACGGTCCCCGTGGCCATTGTGATCGATGATCTGGGTCAGGATGTAAAACAGGCGAAAGAGGTCCTCGCGCTGTCCGGAAAGATCACCCTCGCTGTTTTGCCGGGACTTGCGCAATCAACAAGTATTGCCGAGCTGGCAAAGCAGTCCGGCCGTGAAGTCCTTCTCCATCTGCCCATGGAGCCATTGAAGAACCACGAAAAAACGCAATCTCCCGGCACCCTGAGCGCGAATATGACTCCCATGGCGTTCATGAACACCGTGAGCGAAGATCTGGTATCGGTACCCGGAGCTGTCGGTGTTAACAACCATGAAGGCTCGGCGCTCACGGAAAACAAGGAAGCCATGAAATTCCTGATGGCGGAGCTCAAGGCCCGGAACCTATTCTTCCTCGACAGCTTCACCAACCCCAAGAGCGTGGCCTACGCGACAGCCATCGAGTTTGGCATGAAAGCCGCCAAGCGGGATGTGTTCCTTGATAACGAGGGCGACAATCCCGCTTATATTAGAAAGCAGCTTGATGAGCTGGTAGACATCGCGCGAAAGCATGGCAAGGCCATCGGCATCGGGCATCCGCATCCGGCCACACTCAGCGAACTCAGGAAGTGGCTTGCCGAGATCGGCGCCCAGGGGATCGAGATCGTGCCGGTGTCGAGGCTGATGCAGTAGAACAACAGGGTTCAGGGTTCAGGGTTCAGGGTTCAGGGTTCAGGGGATGCGTTTACGCGTTTTTCCTGCACCCTGATTACTGGCCCCTGACCCCTCTTGCAATACTTCCCCGTTCATCCATCATTATGCTAACCCTCGGAATAGAGACCTCATGCGATGAAACCGCGGCCGCCGTGCTTCAGGACGAAAAGGTCCTGTCGAACATCGTCTCCTCGCAGATCGAAATCCATAAAAAATTCGGCGGTGTGGTCCCCGAGCTGGCATCGCGGGAGCACCTCAGGAACCTCATGCCCATCATCCGCGAGGCGCTGGCCTCCGCTTCGGTTACGCTCACGGACATCAACCTTATAGCGGTCACGTACACGCCCGGCCTTATCGGCGCGCTGCTCGTGGGAGTGTCCGCTGCCAAGGCCATCGCCTATGCGCGCGGCATCCCCTTCATCGGCGTGCACCACGGTGAAGGCCACATCCTCGCCGCGCACATCGAGTATCCCGGCATCGGTTACCCCTATATCGCCCTGCTCGTGTCGGGTGGACATACAGCGATCTACCACGTCAAGAACCTTGGCGAATACCGGCTCCTCGGCCAAACGCGTGACGATGCTGCGGGCGAGGCATATGATAAGGTGGCAAAGCTGCTGGGCCTCGAATACCCCGGCGGTCCGGTGCTCGACAAACTTGCACAGGAGGGAAATCCCGAAGCAGTAAAATTTCCGCGAGGCCGTCTGGAAGGTTACGACTTCAGCTTCAGCGGCCTCAAGACCGCGGTCAGAAACCACCTTGCCCTCTTTCGGAGCAAGGACAAGGGACTCGACCCGGGCCTGAACATCAGGGACATGGCGGCCAGCTTCCAGGCTGCTGTCGTGGACACGCTCGTTGACAAGACCCTGCAAGCGGCGACCGGGACAGGCGTGGACAAGATCGTGGTTGCCGGCGGCGTGGCCGCGAACAGTCTGCTCAGGCAAAGAATGGCGGATGAAGCGGCGAAGCACGGCATCACACTCTATCTCCCGGCCATGGGCCTCTGCATCGACAACGCGGCCATGATCGCCCTCGCGGGATATCTCCACTACCGACGCGGCGAGACCTCAAGCCTTGACCTGAACCCCCGCCCCAGCATGCCTTTATAAGGTTTTACGGTGAGGACGGATCTGCAAAATTGAACGAGGGAATTACGGAATGATCTGGAAATGCGGAGTGTGCTTCGGACGATAGATGGTAAAATCATGACGATCGAGGGTGAATATGGTCTTCGCCTTATGCATCTCGGATATCACAACAACGGATGCATCCGCGAAATCCATCGGCTTGTCGGCGTATTTTTCCATCAGTTCCCGTATGCGGGAGTAGCGCTCTTCGGGAATATCCTCAATGCGTACGCCGCCGGACAGGATGAAATCCCAAAGTTCAGACTGGCCTTTCCGCCAGCCCCCGAGCATATAGAATGCCTCCGTGAGCACTGGCCACGTGGTTACCGGAGGCGCCTGGAGTGCCTTCATGGCCGCATAGCATACCTCATGTTGCTCTTCCGAATCATCAAACAGAGCCACAAGCGGGCCGGTATCTACGATGACCATCTCTTGCGCATCCCCTCAAATTTCTCTTTCAGTATTTCCTTCCCCTTGGCCACCCGTTGACCATGGCCGCTGCCACCGGACTTATGAATCGCCTGATATATCTCCCACGGCGTCCGTTGCTTTTTTTCCACGATCTTCACGCAATACTCCCGGATGGATTCACGCACCAGTGCTGATTTTGTGACCCCGGCGTATTCGGCGGCCTTCTTCAGCAGGGCCTCGGTTTCCTTATCAAGACGCGTACTAGTCGGCATAATACCCTCCTGTCCTACATTATGTAGGACGATACGCCGGATGTCAACTGTTTTTTACACCGTTTTTTTAAACCGTGTCATGCCTGCTCCCTAAACCATAAAACGTATCGTATGGTGCAATCTGCATAATTGCGCCCGCTTTGATGCA
The window above is part of the Nitrospirota bacterium genome. Proteins encoded here:
- a CDS encoding divergent polysaccharide deacetylase family protein: MAKKVWEKVKSGKFDRSVIIGIIIAVLVIALTLWGPLRKFRVAEEKKPVIQAQKQEPLQKKTAKKSKKDKKETKKHSESLVAGSYERTVPVAIVIDDLGQDVKQAKEVLALSGKITLAVLPGLAQSTSIAELAKQSGREVLLHLPMEPLKNHEKTQSPGTLSANMTPMAFMNTVSEDLVSVPGAVGVNNHEGSALTENKEAMKFLMAELKARNLFFLDSFTNPKSVAYATAIEFGMKAAKRDVFLDNEGDNPAYIRKQLDELVDIARKHGKAIGIGHPHPATLSELRKWLAEIGAQGIEIVPVSRLMQ
- a CDS encoding PIN domain-containing protein translates to MVIVDTGPLVALFDDSEEQHEVCYAAMKALQAPPVTTWPVLTEAFYMLGGWRKGQSELWDFILSGGVRIEDIPEERYSRIRELMEKYADKPMDFADASVVVISEMHKAKTIFTLDRHDFTIYRPKHTPHFQIIP
- a CDS encoding ribbon-helix-helix domain-containing protein translates to MPTSTRLDKETEALLKKAAEYAGVTKSALVRESIREYCVKIVEKKQRTPWEIYQAIHKSGGSGHGQRVAKGKEILKEKFEGMRKRWSS
- the tsaD gene encoding tRNA (adenosine(37)-N6)-threonylcarbamoyltransferase complex transferase subunit TsaD; the protein is MLTLGIETSCDETAAAVLQDEKVLSNIVSSQIEIHKKFGGVVPELASREHLRNLMPIIREALASASVTLTDINLIAVTYTPGLIGALLVGVSAAKAIAYARGIPFIGVHHGEGHILAAHIEYPGIGYPYIALLVSGGHTAIYHVKNLGEYRLLGQTRDDAAGEAYDKVAKLLGLEYPGGPVLDKLAQEGNPEAVKFPRGRLEGYDFSFSGLKTAVRNHLALFRSKDKGLDPGLNIRDMAASFQAAVVDTLVDKTLQAATGTGVDKIVVAGGVAANSLLRQRMADEAAKHGITLYLPAMGLCIDNAAMIALAGYLHYRRGETSSLDLNPRPSMPL